A segment of the Amycolatopsis thermophila genome:
ACTCGACGGCCTGCCGCAGGCCCACACCCGCGCTGAGCGTCGGTACCAGCCAGGTGCCGCGGGCGGCCATCATCTCCAGCGTCTCGTCGTCGAGGAAGTGGCCGTGCTCGATGGAGCGGACCCCGTTGCGCACGGCGGCTTTCGCGCCCTCGCCGTGGGCGTGGGCCATCACGTGCAGGCCCGCCGCGGACGCCTCGCTGACCATCATGCCGATCTCGTCGTCGCGGAAGTGCGGGATCCGCGGTCCGGCGCCGCTGGAGACGACGCCGCCGCTCGTGGCGACCTTGATGACGTCGGCGCCCGCGCGGACCAGTTCGCGGATCTTGCGCCGGATCTCCTCCGGGCCGTCGACCACGACCGGCGGGCGGCCCGGGTGCGGCGGGAGCAGGTCCACCACGCACGTCGAGGGCCACCACGGGTCGCCGTGGCCGCCGGTCTGGCTGAGCATGTTCAGCGAGATCTGCATGCGCGGCCCCGGGATCAGGCCGCGGTCCCGCGCGACCTTCATGCCGAGGTCCGCGCCCGCGGCGTCGCGCACCGTGGTGATGCCCGCGGCCAGTGTGGCGGCCATGTTCCGGGCGCCTTCGTAGAACTGCAGCGAAAACGGCTGCTGCGCGGCGTCGAACACGTCCGAGCCGGTCATGGTCAGGTGCACGTGGCAGTCGAACAGGCCCGGCAGGACACCGCGCCCGGTGCAGTCGACCTCCTCGTCGCCGTCGAGCCCGGTTCCGACTTCGACGATCCAGCCGTCCTCGACGGCCACGTCGGCGGAATCGGCGGTGCGGGAGGCCGCGTCGAACAGGGTGCCGCCGCGGAAGACGGTGCGCTTCATCGTGCGGTCTCCAGTTCCTGGCGGGCGGCTTCGGCGGGGCGTTCGGCGCGGCGGCGGATCACCGGCGCGAACCCGAACAGCACCAGGCCGAGCACGACCGCCGCGGCGCCGAGCAGGCCGAAGTACGCGGCCGCCGAACCGGCGTCGTAGAACTTCACCAGCTGCGCGCCGATGCCTTGCCCGGCGGCGTTGGACGACAACCACAGCCCCATCGTCTGGGTGGCGAACGCGGCGGGCGCGAGCTTCGCCGTCGCCGACAACCCGATCGGCGACAGGCACATCTCGCCGATCGTCACGATCGCGAGGCTGCCCACCAGCCACAGCGGACTGCTGTTGCCGGGATGCAGCCCGGGGATCACCAGCAGCAGGTAGGACAGGCCCGCGATGACCAGCCCGGCGGCGAACTTGTGCGCGGTCGACGGTGAACGCGGCGAGGAGTCCAGGCGCAGCCACAGCGCCGCGAACAACGGTGTCAGCACGATCAGCACGACCGAGCCGACCGACTGGAACCAGGACGCGGGAATCCCGAAGCCGAACGCGGTGAGGTCGGTGCTCTCGTCCGCGTACTGCGCGATCACCGTGGCCCCCTGCTCCTGGATGCACCAGAAGCACACGGCGGCGGCGAACATCGGGATGTAGCCGCGCACCCGGGCCCGCTCGACCGGCGTCGTGCGGGAACTGCGCAGCATCACCGTGAAGTACCCGACCGGCAGGGCGATCGCGAGCACGCTGACGGCGTTGACGATCCCGCCCGCGTCGAGCCACCCGGTGCCGACCGCCGTGGCGACCAGGGCAGCGAGCACGACCACCGCGGTGACGACCGCGAACAACCGGGAGCGCCGGACTTCGCTGAACCGCAGCGGGTTCTTGGGCGTGCTGCTCGCCGGGCCGAGATGCCGCCACGTGCACACGTAGACGACCAGCCCGATCGCCATGCCGGCCGCGGCGAGGCTGAACCCGAGGTGGTAGTTGTAGCTCTGGCCGATGGTGCCGACCACCAGCGGGGCGGCGACCGCGCCGACGCTGATGCCCATGTAGTAGATGCTGAACCCGGAGTCCCGGCGCGGGTCGTCCTTGGCGTAGAGGTCGCCGACCGACGCGGAGATCGTGGGCTTGAGCAGGCCGGTGCCGCCCGCGATCAGCACCATCGACGCGAACAGCGCGCCCGCGCCGGCGGGGATGGCCAGGCAGATGTGCCCGCACATGATCAGCACGCCGCCGAGCAGCGTCGCGCGGCGGTTCCCCAGCAGCCGGTCGCTGATCCAGCCGCCCAGGATCGCCGCCATGTACGTGGCCGAGCCGTAGACCGCGATCAGGGATTTCGCCGTCCCGGAGCCGATCCCGAGCCCGCCGTCGAGCAGCTGGTCGGTCATGTAGTACAGCAGCAGAGCCCGCATGCCGTAGTAGGAGAACCGTTCCCACGCCTCGGCGAAGAACAGCCCGACCAGCCCGCGTGGCTGGCCGAAGAACGCACGATCCGGGGCCCTGCTCACCGGCACCTCCGAGTGATTCTGTTGGTGGGCGCAGACGATACAGCTGGCGATGAGGGAGATCAAGAGATGATTCGGCGGTGCAATAGCAAACATGCCGCTGATATGTCTCTCAATTTCGGAACTCACTAACTATTCGGCGGTCGCGCTAGGCTGCGTCTCGTGATGGCGAACCTCGACGAGATCGACGAGCGGCTGGTCCGCGCGCTGCAGCAGGATGGCCGGGCGTCGTACGAGACACTGGCGCGGCTCGTCGGTCTCGCCCGGTCCAGCACCAAGGCGCGGGTGCAGCGCCTGCTCGGCGACGGCGGGATCCGGCTCGTCGGGGCGATCCACCCCGCGGTGTTCGGTCTGCGCCAGCTGGGCCACGTCACCATCGAGACCAGTGGGCCGGCGGGCCCGGTCGCCGACGCGGTGGCGGGCCTGGACGAGGTCTCGTTCGTCACCACGACGGCCGGCCGGTTCGCGGTGACGGCCGAGCTGCGCACCGGCGGGCAGGACGCGTTCGCGCGGGGGCTCGCGCGGGTCCAGGCCGTGCCCGGTGTCCGGGCCGTGCAGGCGATGACCTACCTGCGGATCTGGAAGGACCCCTACTTCCCGCCCGGCCCCCTGGAGAGCCCGGGGCCACTGGGCGAGCTGGAACTCGACGCGGCCGATCACGCGCTCCTCGCGCACCTGCGCGTGGACGGGCGCGCGTCGTTCGCGGAGCTGGCGAGCGTGAGCGGGCTGTCCTCGGGCGCTACGCGCGCGCGGGTGCTGCGCCTGCTCGACGCGGGTGTCGTGCACGTCGGCGCACTGGTGCGGCTGAACCCGTTGAGCCGCACCTCCACGCTGGGCTTCGCGCTCCACCTGGCCGCCGACACCGAACCGGTCGCGCAGAAGGTCGTCGCACTCGACGCCGTCGACTCCTTCGCCACCGGAATCGGCTGGTGCAACGGGATCGGCACCGTGCGGGCCCCTTCCCTCGACGAGGCACTCTCCACATTGGAGCAGCTGCGCGGGCTTCCCGGTGTCCGCACGGTCGAGTCGTGGGCCCACCTGCGGGCCATCAAGGAGGAGAACGACCGGGCGCTCCCGCCCTCCCGCTAGGGCTTGTCCTCAAGGCCAGTTGAGCAGGGTGGCCAGGTCGATCATGCCGTGGTGTGAGGTGGCGGTTTTGTCGAAGCGGGTGGCGATTGCGCGGGACTGTTTGAGGCGGTTGAAGCAGCGTTCGACCACGTTGCGGCTGACCATGGTGCAGTCGTTGATGTTCCCGCCGGTCAGCACGGCCGGCAGGGGCCGGCCGTTGCCGTCACACAGGCACGGTGGATTGTGGTGGTCGGTCCCCCGCGCGAACGACCGAGGGCATGATCACCTGGCTCGCTGTGCCCGCCGGAGGATCCGCTCGCCCCTGTGTGTGGACGGCTCGTCCGGCGAGCACCAGCGGCGTGCTGGTGGGCACGCACGACGCTGGAATCGATCGGCACCTCACGGTCGAGCTCGTCGATCGCGTCGGCGACCACCCGCACCGTCGACACCAGCATGCTCAAGGTGCCGTTGCGTGACCAGCGCCAGAACCGGTGATTGACCGTCTTCCACGGCCCCTAACGCTCGGGCAGGTCCCGCCACGCCACCCCCGTCCTGCCCTTGAACAACATCCCGTTGAGGACCCGGCGGTCATCAACCCGCGGACGGCCCCTCACTCATGCCGACGCACCACAACCAAGATCAAAACAGCACAACCGAATCCACTTTGAGGACGCGCCCTCGCGGCAGGACCGGAAGTGCGGCCGACACATCCGCGCCGGGAACCAGCCACCAGCCTCCCGGCGCCACCATCGCCGTGGCCTCGTACCGCTGGCGGCAGGACGGGGGCGCGCCCGCCCCGGCCGTGGGTGCAACCCGCCGGCGTCACACCGGCGGGATCACCTCGCCGGTCGCGCGGCCCGCCGGGTCCAGCAGCCAGCCCATGCGTTTCCGCGTGCGCAGGTTGATCCCGCTGTCGCGGACCGAGAGCCACGGCAGGCGCTCGCCGATCAGCCGCTCCAGCCGGGTGATGTCCGCCAGCGAACTCGTCCACACGGTGAACGCGATCGTCGCGTCGCCGGTGATCGAGGCGCACATGCGCAGCTCCGAGAGCGTCGCCAGCGCCGCCACGGTGCGCTCCTGGTCGGCGGGGGAGACGGCCACCAGCCAGGTGCTGCTGATCGGGTGGCCGGACACCGGCTGCGTCACCTCGCACCGGAACGACAGCGTTCCCGACGCCAGCAGCCGGGCCAGCTGCCGGCGCACCGTGGCCGGATTGCGCCCCGTCGCCCGGGCGCAGTCCGCGGCGGTCGCGCGCCCGTCGGTGGCCAGCACCTCGAGCAGCGGGCCGGCGTCGTCCGGGGGCGTCACCCCGCGCGCCGGCCGCATCGCCTTGGCCGCGGCTTCGAACGCCGCCTCCTGCCACCGGTCGAGCGCGCCCAGCCGCCAGTCCCCGCCGTGACGGTGCAGCGTGGTGATCACCGAGGTCCGCTGCCGCTCCACCCCGGGCAGCGAGCCCAGGTCGTCGAGCACAAACTCCGTCAGGCCGTCCAGGTCGCGGGTGAGGGTCGTGACGAGCAGGTCACGGCCCCGCGTGGACTCCTCCACGGTGACCGCCCGGCGATCGGCGCACATCGCCCGGACCACCTCGGCACGGGCACCGGGAAGGCAGTCCACCTCCACCAGCGCCAGGACGGGAGGCGGGTAGCCGCCACCCCGGTGGGCGGTGACCCAGGCCAGTCCCTCCCGTCGCAGGCGGGCCCACCGGGCGGCGAGC
Coding sequences within it:
- a CDS encoding peptide MFS transporter; this encodes MSRAPDRAFFGQPRGLVGLFFAEAWERFSYYGMRALLLYYMTDQLLDGGLGIGSGTAKSLIAVYGSATYMAAILGGWISDRLLGNRRATLLGGVLIMCGHICLAIPAGAGALFASMVLIAGGTGLLKPTISASVGDLYAKDDPRRDSGFSIYYMGISVGAVAAPLVVGTIGQSYNYHLGFSLAAAGMAIGLVVYVCTWRHLGPASSTPKNPLRFSEVRRSRLFAVVTAVVVLAALVATAVGTGWLDAGGIVNAVSVLAIALPVGYFTVMLRSSRTTPVERARVRGYIPMFAAAVCFWCIQEQGATVIAQYADESTDLTAFGFGIPASWFQSVGSVVLIVLTPLFAALWLRLDSSPRSPSTAHKFAAGLVIAGLSYLLLVIPGLHPGNSSPLWLVGSLAIVTIGEMCLSPIGLSATAKLAPAAFATQTMGLWLSSNAAGQGIGAQLVKFYDAGSAAAYFGLLGAAAVVLGLVLFGFAPVIRRRAERPAEAARQELETAR
- a CDS encoding metal-dependent hydrolase family protein, whose amino-acid sequence is MKRTVFRGGTLFDAASRTADSADVAVEDGWIVEVGTGLDGDEEVDCTGRGVLPGLFDCHVHLTMTGSDVFDAAQQPFSLQFYEGARNMAATLAAGITTVRDAAGADLGMKVARDRGLIPGPRMQISLNMLSQTGGHGDPWWPSTCVVDLLPPHPGRPPVVVDGPEEIRRKIRELVRAGADVIKVATSGGVVSSGAGPRIPHFRDDEIGMMVSEASAAGLHVMAHAHGEGAKAAVRNGVRSIEHGHFLDDETLEMMAARGTWLVPTLSAGVGLRQAVESGARYPEHIAEKIRERTEGSVRRAVEAGVRIAMGTDAPLYPHGENLLELELLVEQGMTPGDALHAATLSAAELMGLEATLGSLTPGKRADLVVVDGDPLDVRDLGKRVLAVYQDGRAVHVADQD
- a CDS encoding Lrp/AsnC family transcriptional regulator produces the protein MTELDLELLHGLQIAPRISWAEAARILGSTPATLAARWARLRREGLAWVTAHRGGGYPPPVLALVEVDCLPGARAEVVRAMCADRRAVTVEESTRGRDLLVTTLTRDLDGLTEFVLDDLGSLPGVERQRTSVITTLHRHGGDWRLGALDRWQEAAFEAAAKAMRPARGVTPPDDAGPLLEVLATDGRATAADCARATGRNPATVRRQLARLLASGTLSFRCEVTQPVSGHPISSTWLVAVSPADQERTVAALATLSELRMCASITGDATIAFTVWTSSLADITRLERLIGERLPWLSVRDSGINLRTRKRMGWLLDPAGRATGEVIPPV
- a CDS encoding transposase — encoded protein: MRGRPRVDDRRVLNGMLFKGRTGVAWRDLPER
- a CDS encoding Lrp/AsnC family transcriptional regulator, which encodes MANLDEIDERLVRALQQDGRASYETLARLVGLARSSTKARVQRLLGDGGIRLVGAIHPAVFGLRQLGHVTIETSGPAGPVADAVAGLDEVSFVTTTAGRFAVTAELRTGGQDAFARGLARVQAVPGVRAVQAMTYLRIWKDPYFPPGPLESPGPLGELELDAADHALLAHLRVDGRASFAELASVSGLSSGATRARVLRLLDAGVVHVGALVRLNPLSRTSTLGFALHLAADTEPVAQKVVALDAVDSFATGIGWCNGIGTVRAPSLDEALSTLEQLRGLPGVRTVESWAHLRAIKEENDRALPPSR